In the genome of Candida dubliniensis CD36 chromosome 3, complete sequence, the window GTTGATTCaagattttcaaataaaattttgaaaattttagATTCCAAATCTTTACGTTTATTAATAGTTGATTCAATCACTTTTGATTCTCGAGTTcgtaattcttcaatttcttgtttttgttcagtaatcattttcaaatatgaACCCACATGACGATCCAAATTATGTTGATTTCTAATTAATTTGGTTTTAATCTCTTTAGCTCGATCAGCATATTTTAATGTATTTAAAGTCTCATCATAATGTTGTGAAGAAGGTGATACACATACAATCATTACCGTTTTACAATTCCCACCtaaagaaaatttcaataatcgAGTCAATTTTGAATCTCTATAAGGAACATGGTTTCTTCTTCGTGGATCACACAAGGCATTAATACAATTACCTAATgctaataatgatttattaatattggCTCCTTCATTTAATCGAGCCCCACGGTTTTTGGTGGCAGCAGCTCGTTCACTACCAGCTAAATctataattgataaagtaGCAAATGTATGTTCTTCAGTAATATCACCAGTTCGATCTTTTTGTATAACATTAATTTGTAAAACCGCGTGTGATCGACTAGATGTAGCATTTGCTTCAGTTGGAGAACAAGttctatttttattacCTTCTAAAATCAATTGCATAACTTCATCAACAGAATTGGGTCGATGTCGTGATAAATTAGACACagatattttattattggcATCTTCTCGTATAACCAAATTTTTACATTGAGTCAttggatttaataaatcacgTATAGtttcattataaatttcaaGATATGATAAACTaatatcaatgatttttctatcttttaaatcttcaattCGATTATACAATTCTTTCATGGTTAAAAATATAACTCCTGGATCTTCTGGTGTCCCCGATATAGTATGAGTTTTACCACATCCAGTTGCACCATAAGCGAAAACTGTGGCATTATATCCATCCAATACTGAATCTAATAATGGTTGAGTCGTATTACGATACACTTGATCTTGAGTACaatcttcatcaaataatcGATCAAATACAAACCGATGTTCACGGATTCTTGATCCTTTAAAACTATTGGGAAAAGCATTCCGTTGCATTTTTGTTAACGGATTGGTTTCTGGTGGATCAAATATCAACATTCgatcatcaacaacattaatGATCTTACGGAGCCCGCCCAATGTATTGAATATAGTTCGTCTTGATCCAGTcccactaccaccaccaccactattTGCACTAGCCATATTACCATTACTggtgttattattgttattgttattgttattattattattattgttatcaCTGGTGAGACACCCGTCGCCTAAAAATACATCGTCGTTATCAACTTTAACTAATTTACTTGATTCGGCTTCAGTGAATGGTCGTACTCTAACCGCTactgaaattgatgattgttTTGCAGCTGGAACTGATGTTGAAGTAACGGTTGCTGGTGATGCTAAACTATTCGGGTATGACATAACATAGGTATCAAATGGGGTTGGATGGGAATGATTTTGGTTATTTCAATATAACTTATTAGTTTAAACAAGCTTgaattttcttgattttgacGAAATagtattgataaataatttatttatttttttttttggacaCAGATAAAAGCTTACTGTTATTTCAACTCCtgtttctctttctctctctctctcttgtcttccttttttttttttgaagtataataatattagtatacgtagtagtagtagtatatATTTGTTTGAAAGGGCAAGAAAGAAATCGAAAGGaaatttttctcttcttcttctttgtttacTTTTTTGTCGTTTCTGTAACTTGGACACACACTCTCACCATACACAGAAGAGAAAATCCTTATTAGACGCGTTGAGACGCTACCAGATTATCAGATCTAGGAAGTTtgaccaccaccaccaccactttGATTAGGAAAGTCCCAGTTATCAACATCCAATATCACAATTACGTAAAAACACAAAacgtatatatatatatataacaaaaaattaacaaTCATATCTAATGTAcataatatttataataattttaaagtaaattgaaaatacaacaaaaaatagtGTATCCTCCTTAAAATGTCCCTTCTCTATAAATGGAAACTGGAAACACAACCCAACCCAACCCAACCCAACCCCAAATAGACAACATTGTTCTGTTTTAGGCACAGCAAGTTATGCTTTCCTTTTCCTAATATCCTTTTTCTCATCCAAAGTAGATTCTGATGACGAACTAAATGAATCTCTTTCAAAAGAGTATTTATCTTCTTCGATTTCTAATACTACTTCTTCCTCctttttttccaaaattattggttgttgaatttCTTCTAgttcctcttcctcttcctcttccaCCTCAATATCCACCTCgatatcatcaacatcattttcattatcaatttcaatatcagtgtcatcttcatcactTCTAACATCTTCAGCACCTGATCCAGTTACAACTTTATAAGCAACttttaatatcaaatacaTCCAAATACAAGTTATAATTTGTAACCCTCCTAATAAACCCAAAAATGCATCAATAACAACTGGGGTCCAACAtcttttttgattcaatcCTTCAACACATTGTCcatttttcatcaaatccACTGATTTATACCAAGCATGATAAAagatataattatataCACCATGTCTTAATACAATCCAACTgactaaaaataaaagaaacatGGCATCACAAGCATTACTAAACCCAGCATATTTCAACATTTTTGCTGCTGCCAAAAAAATGTCTACTGAATccataatcatcaatatcaaatgaCCAATAcggaaataataataataatacgaaccaataatcaataaacaAGTAATAATATGATGACTAAacatttgataatgatcttttcttggtttttcaacatttaaaacaaaaatttgttgtaGCCAAAACCCCATACTTACCAAATAATAAGTTTTAAATTCCCAAGACATGTAATGATTTGGCCAATTGATATAAACTTGatctaaattattataataagGACTAtctaaatataatattactccataaataaatgaaattgaataataaacaaatgaCCAACTTTGTTCAGCAAATCTTGTTTTGGCTTTTTTAGAATGAATATGACAAAATATAGATGCAAATGGTTCAAAACACCATTTCATTAAAAATGAACGAAGAAATGTAACAATTActaatgaatgaataacaaaatatacatcattaatatcaatatcatatATTGATTTCCCATTAACTTCATCAATACCAACACAATTTTGAATATGTATAAATTTAGATGTATATGGAGTGATAGTGTTATGGTTCAATAAATGTGCCAAgtataaaacaattaatagACTTCTTGATAACGgtatttgatttctttcaaCCATTGCTAAGAATGAATtgtgatattgatgatctTCTATTGATTCAATAGAAATTGGTCTATTGGGTATTGTTGCCAGTGAGATTTTCGTAGTTGTGATTGATCCTGAACTCATTagttgtgtttttttttaagtcAATGaatgtttgtttgtttgtttactCTAATTGATctataatgatgatttgatgGTATATCTCATGTAactggtttttttttttttactttgatcaaaaaaaaaaataaaaattagCAATTAATAATGTCTTTAATCTATTCCaatacaacaataacaagaaGGTGGATATTCTTGAAATAATAAGATAAAAAATGATATGTAgattcaattaaagaaaaaaaaaaaaattctctTGTTActaattatatattatatattattctTTATATGTATTAAAATTGTgagagagaaaaatttcaaaattttttattttttttttttctttttttttttttttttttttttgttttcatatTTTGTCCTTTATTTAGTTGAATTATATACACGACCTTAGCCTCGTTGAACGAACATCAGTTGGGATAAATAAGTAAATATCAACTCACATATAATcttattaaaatatttgtcAGATATTAAGAACCACATGATTCATAATCTTTTGAGTCGTATCCTTCTAC includes:
- a CDS encoding ceramide synthase component, putative (Similar to S. cerevisiae LAC1;~In S. cerevisiae: involved in synthesis of ceramide from C26(acyl)-coenzyme A and dihydrosphingosine or phytosphingosine); the protein is MSSGSITTTKISSATIPNRPISIESIEDHQYHNSFLAMVERNQIPLSRSLLIVLYLAHLLNHNTITPYTSKFIHIQNCVGIDEVNGKSIYDIDINDVYFVIHSLVIVTFLRSFLMKWCFEPFASIFCHIHSKKAKTRFAEQSWSFVYYSISFIYGVILYLDSPYYNNLDQVYINWPNHYMSWEFKTYYLVSMGFWLQQIFVLNVEKPRKDHYQMFSHHIITCLLIIGSYYYYYFRIGHLILMIMDSVDIFLAAAKMLKYAGFSNACDAMFLLFLVSWIVLRHGVYNYIFYHAWYKSVDLMKNGQCVEGLNQKRCWTPVVIDAFLGLLGGLQIITCIWMYLILKVAYKVVTGSGAEDVRSDEDDTDIEIDNENDVDDIEVDIEVEEEEEEELEEIQQPIILEKKEEEVVLEIEEDKYSFERDSFSSSSESTLDEKKDIRKRKA
- a CDS encoding kinesin-related motor protein, putative (Similar to S. cerevisiae KIP3;~In S. cerevisiae: involved in mitotic spindle positioning) — its product is MSYPNSLASPATVTSTSVPAAKQSSISVAVRVRPFTEAESSKLVKVDNDDVFLGDGCLTSDNNNNNNNNNNNNNNTSNGNMASANSGGGGSGTGSRRTIFNTLGGLRKIINVVDDRMLIFDPPETNPLTKMQRNAFPNSFKGSRIREHRFVFDRLFDEDCTQDQVYRNTTQPLLDSVLDGYNATVFAYGATGCGKTHTISGTPEDPGVIFLTMKELYNRIEDLKDRKIIDISLSYLEIYNETIRDLLNPMTQCKNLVIREDANNKISVSNLSRHRPNSVDEVMQLILEGNKNRTCSPTEANATSSRSHAVLQINVIQKDRTGDITEEHTFATLSIIDLAGSERAAATKNRGARLNEGANINKSLLALGNCINALCDPRRRNHVPYRDSKLTRLLKFSLGGNCKTVMIVCVSPSSQHYDETLNTLKYADRAKEIKTKLIRNQHNLDRHVGSYLKMITEQKQEIEELRTRESKVIESTINKRKDLESKIFKILFENLESTRKAITKQNQEKWKKYFILAKRKLLLSQKIDTELLLEQRDDININSLTSNNESVLKIYDLCEQLISKIEYQLPQLESQYSQPTDLDYILEDSAMQTLKRLQEEEGWTENHSIIYRQSIQSMKREVHTDLLLYSSILYDNLIHDLSIFFYIPREIGNLINNISNPISLNEANQELLYNVSLGLENLLNGEFDSAMEQYAMDYMKNKLESENQGNNYNPDESMMSIDNDIIMPIKKQRILSPPRQLKKPKKSTQIPPSITRINNNSNGNSKLKKPSYWVDRDKSDLMYDTSMEENSLITSEINFDEPDGGTPVARSSPPPLPLPPSNKPPNVYNILADVNELDLPFNPTIESSPTQVPISKLMPPSIGRDEIDNNSSSNSNSNSNDNNNNNNNTNNFTNKRLLTDLKRSRSSSLMSNKKIMMNFTDSKLPLLNKQAASKVSNDN